A window of the Candidatus Polarisedimenticolia bacterium genome harbors these coding sequences:
- the plsX gene encoding phosphate acyltransferase PlsX yields the protein MGATIALDAMGGDHAPANPVAGAILAARELGSRVILVGRQDEIEAELARFGPRDPSLTIVHASEVVGMDEAPGLALRRKKDSSLRVAANLVQEGKADALVSAGNSGAVMATAMIVLGTVEGVDRPALAAVVPNLRGYSVWLDVGANVDSKPQHIHQWAVMAHIYARNILGIETPRVGLLSIGAEAGKGNDLVKETFKLLKDSGLNFIGNVEGHDIFNGNADVIVCDGFTGNVALKVIESATETLFHFLRQEFSRSWRTRLGYLLSRPAFKGFKKRIDYAEFGGVPLLGVRGATIISHGRSSPRAIRNALRVAGEVVDHRVNQQIQDEIRKGSQGIQSVTG from the coding sequence ATGGGAGCCACGATCGCCCTGGACGCCATGGGTGGTGACCACGCGCCGGCCAATCCGGTCGCCGGGGCGATTCTCGCCGCCCGCGAGCTGGGGAGCCGGGTCATCCTGGTGGGACGCCAGGACGAGATCGAGGCAGAGCTGGCGCGCTTCGGGCCGCGCGACCCCTCCCTCACCATCGTCCACGCGAGCGAGGTGGTCGGCATGGACGAGGCGCCGGGACTGGCCCTGAGGCGGAAGAAGGACTCCTCGCTGCGGGTCGCCGCGAACCTGGTGCAGGAGGGCAAGGCGGACGCCCTCGTCTCGGCGGGCAACTCGGGCGCCGTGATGGCCACGGCCATGATCGTCCTCGGGACCGTGGAAGGGGTCGACCGTCCCGCTCTCGCCGCGGTGGTCCCCAATCTCCGCGGCTATTCCGTCTGGCTGGACGTCGGCGCCAACGTCGACAGCAAGCCCCAGCACATCCATCAATGGGCCGTCATGGCCCACATCTACGCCCGCAACATCCTGGGAATCGAGACCCCGCGCGTCGGATTGCTGAGCATCGGCGCGGAGGCGGGGAAGGGGAACGACCTGGTGAAGGAGACCTTCAAGCTCCTGAAGGACTCCGGGCTGAACTTCATCGGGAACGTCGAGGGTCACGACATCTTCAACGGCAACGCCGACGTCATCGTGTGCGACGGATTCACCGGCAACGTAGCCCTCAAGGTGATCGAGAGCGCCACGGAAACGCTGTTTCATTTCCTCCGGCAGGAGTTCTCGCGGTCCTGGCGCACCCGCCTCGGCTACCTGCTCTCCCGCCCCGCGTTCAAAGGATTCAAGAAGCGCATCGACTACGCGGAATTCGGCGGGGTGCCCCTGCTGGGCGTCCGGGGGGCGACGATCATCAGCCACGGGCGCTCGTCGCCGCGCGCCATCCGGAACGCGCTGCGGGTGGCGGGGGAAGTGGTGGATCACCGGGTGAACCAGCAGATCCAGGATGAAATCCGCAAGGGGTCGCAAGGGATCCAGTCGGTGACCGGATGA
- the rpmF gene encoding 50S ribosomal protein L32, translating to MPNPKRRHSKARRDRRRAHDGLSRPALSKCPQCHEDKMPHRVCPHCGHYKGREVIEVAEI from the coding sequence ATGCCGAACCCCAAGCGAAGACATTCCAAGGCCCGTAGAGATCGCCGACGCGCCCACGACGGTCTGTCCCGTCCCGCTCTTTCCAAGTGCCCCCAATGCCACGAGGACAAGATGCCTCATCGGGTCTGCCCTCATTGCGGCCATTACAAGGGCAGGGAAGTGATCGAGGTCGCGGAAATCTGA
- a CDS encoding hybrid sensor histidine kinase/response regulator: MSEPSKILVVDDDERNVRLLESILRASGYPVIKAYDGQEALDLIASERPDLVLLDVMMPRMSGLEVCQKVRGQYETRLLPVIMVTALNALEEKVQALEMGADDFLSKPINKVELLAKLRSMLRVKSLHDEVERTRRELERKNEDLLRMEEFKEKLIQMVVHDLKNPLAGIMGNLQLLRLQDPAQDAGHLQEIVGRTEESAKQLMEMILNILDLARLEEGKLEIRRKPVHPPELAQSCLRQVAGMAARAEVRLVAALEGAPGVLQADPVLLSRILGNLLSNALKHTPAGGKIEVGVAREGDTARFWVKDSGEGIPPNLLPRIFDKFVVGTGDHQMRRAYDTGLGLTFCKMAIEAHGGRIGVESEPGRGSTFSFSLPMTLPVEGVRPLKPEGPAQ, translated from the coding sequence ATGAGCGAGCCTTCCAAGATTCTCGTGGTGGACGACGACGAGCGCAACGTTCGGCTGCTGGAGTCGATCCTCCGGGCCAGCGGCTACCCGGTGATCAAGGCCTACGACGGGCAGGAGGCGCTGGACTTGATCGCCTCCGAGCGGCCCGATCTCGTCCTGCTGGACGTGATGATGCCGCGCATGAGCGGACTGGAGGTCTGCCAGAAGGTGCGGGGCCAGTACGAGACGAGGCTCCTGCCCGTGATCATGGTGACCGCCCTCAACGCGCTGGAGGAGAAGGTGCAGGCCCTGGAGATGGGCGCCGACGACTTCCTGTCGAAGCCGATCAACAAGGTGGAGCTTCTCGCCAAGCTCCGTTCCATGCTCCGCGTGAAGTCGCTGCACGACGAAGTCGAGCGGACCCGGCGGGAGCTGGAGCGCAAGAACGAGGATCTCCTGAGGATGGAGGAGTTCAAGGAGAAGCTGATCCAGATGGTCGTCCATGACCTGAAGAACCCGCTGGCCGGAATCATGGGGAACCTCCAGCTCCTGAGGCTCCAGGATCCGGCGCAGGACGCGGGCCACCTGCAGGAGATCGTCGGCCGCACCGAGGAAAGCGCCAAGCAGCTGATGGAGATGATCCTGAACATCCTCGACCTCGCCCGTCTCGAGGAGGGGAAGCTGGAGATTCGCCGCAAGCCGGTCCATCCGCCGGAGCTGGCCCAGAGCTGCCTGAGGCAGGTAGCGGGGATGGCGGCCCGCGCCGAGGTCCGGCTGGTCGCCGCGCTCGAGGGCGCGCCCGGCGTCCTCCAGGCCGATCCCGTGCTGCTGTCGCGCATCCTCGGAAATCTCCTGAGCAACGCGCTCAAGCACACGCCCGCCGGCGGGAAGATCGAGGTGGGAGTCGCCCGCGAGGGCGATACGGCCCGGTTTTGGGTGAAGGACAGCGGGGAGGGGATTCCGCCCAACCTGCTGCCGCGGATCTTCGACAAGTTCGTCGTGGGAACCGGGGATCACCAAATGCGCCGCGCTTACGACACGGGGCTCGGACTCACTTTCTGCAAGATGGCCATCGAGGCTCACGGTGGGAGAATCGGCGTCGAGAGCGAGCCCGGGCGCGGCAGCACGTTCTCCTTCTCCCTGCCCATGACCCTCCCCGTGGAAGGAGTGAGGCCGCTGAAGCCGGAGGGGCCCGCGCAATGA
- a CDS encoding HAD family hydrolase, whose protein sequence is MPPFDAVLFDLFDTLCHLDAGPYLEGKRRSARALGLDPERYFQAWLSLQDRCQVGALLGVEARIRESCALLGRGITARELDEIRGLEEEALRASARLHADVVPTLVSMRARAGLKLALVSNASSPARELTRRLGLDPFFDTLVYSFEIGSMKPQAPIYLAACDRLSVSPEACLFVGDGNDRELEGAIELGMTAIRIERPDAMEHYRRHPSDRWDHSVRNLGEIARLLEDRQFSAGESIS, encoded by the coding sequence ATGCCACCTTTCGACGCCGTTCTCTTCGATCTCTTCGACACGCTTTGCCATCTCGATGCCGGGCCCTACCTGGAAGGAAAGCGGCGCTCGGCGCGCGCGCTCGGCCTCGACCCCGAGCGCTACTTTCAGGCCTGGCTGTCGCTCCAGGACCGCTGCCAGGTCGGAGCCCTGCTCGGAGTCGAGGCGCGGATCCGCGAGTCCTGCGCTCTTCTGGGACGCGGGATCACCGCCCGCGAGCTCGACGAGATCCGTGGCCTCGAAGAGGAGGCGCTGCGCGCGTCGGCCCGCCTCCACGCCGACGTCGTCCCCACGCTCGTGTCGATGCGCGCCCGCGCCGGGCTGAAGCTCGCCCTGGTGAGCAACGCGTCGAGCCCGGCCCGCGAGCTCACCCGCCGCCTGGGGCTCGACCCCTTTTTCGACACCCTCGTCTACTCGTTCGAGATCGGCTCCATGAAGCCGCAGGCCCCGATCTATCTCGCCGCCTGCGACCGCTTGAGCGTCTCCCCGGAGGCCTGCCTGTTCGTCGGAGACGGCAACGACCGCGAGCTGGAGGGGGCGATCGAGCTGGGGATGACCGCGATCCGGATCGAGCGGCCGGACGCCATGGAGCACTATCGCCGGCACCCCAGCGACCGCTGGGATCACTCCGTCCGGAATCTCGGGGAGATCGCCCGCCTGCTCGAAGACCGTCAATTCTCCGCCGGAGAGTCCATTTCCTGA
- a CDS encoding sigma-54 dependent transcriptional regulator encodes MDSSLAAQARILMITSNEGLGSALSGVLTRRGCQVAVAPGGAEGLRKAESRAYDLVLLDLSLNDMGPLELLSRTKEASPQSPVFMVATSPSVESAVEALRRGAYDYLIWPVPEEELIRRVESALQVRRLGEVRRRTAEELQHEKVRNLELRRDLQARYGFAAILGKSQKMKQIHDLVLEITRSDSTVLIQGESGTGKGLISRIIHYNSQRCDKPFVEANCAIYSEGVLHSELFGHEKGAFTGAVKQKRGRFELADGGTIFLDEIAELPPATQLTLLRFLQERKFERVGGEETLLVDVRVVAATNKNLAENMEKGTFRNDLYYRLNVIPIFIPPLRERSEDIPLLASRFLEECARKMGKSFQGFSDEALQTFMDYSWPGNVREMENAIERSVVLAKGDLITLADLPANLKEIREERGDMKLSLYENERLYILKTLAECNWNKKLTASVLGINRSSLYSKLKKYGIGAESAN; translated from the coding sequence ATGGATTCGAGTCTCGCGGCGCAGGCGAGGATTTTGATGATCACCTCGAACGAAGGGCTCGGCAGCGCTCTGTCGGGCGTCCTCACCCGAAGGGGCTGCCAGGTAGCCGTCGCGCCGGGAGGCGCCGAGGGTTTGAGGAAGGCGGAGTCGCGAGCCTACGATCTCGTCCTGCTCGATCTCTCCCTGAACGATATGGGGCCGCTGGAGCTCCTGTCGCGCACCAAGGAGGCCAGTCCCCAGAGCCCCGTCTTCATGGTGGCCACGTCGCCCTCGGTGGAGTCGGCGGTGGAAGCCCTGCGGCGCGGCGCCTACGACTACCTGATCTGGCCGGTGCCCGAAGAGGAGCTCATCCGGAGGGTGGAGAGCGCCCTGCAGGTGCGGCGGCTCGGGGAAGTGAGGCGGCGCACGGCGGAAGAGCTCCAGCACGAGAAGGTGAGGAATCTCGAGTTGCGGCGCGATCTCCAGGCGCGCTACGGCTTCGCGGCGATTTTGGGGAAGAGCCAGAAGATGAAGCAGATTCACGACCTGGTCCTGGAGATCACGCGCAGCGATTCCACCGTGCTGATCCAGGGAGAAAGCGGCACCGGCAAGGGGCTCATCTCGCGGATCATCCACTACAACAGCCAGCGCTGCGACAAGCCGTTCGTGGAGGCGAACTGCGCGATCTATTCGGAGGGAGTTCTGCACAGCGAGCTCTTCGGCCATGAAAAGGGGGCCTTCACCGGGGCGGTGAAGCAGAAGCGGGGACGCTTCGAGCTCGCCGACGGAGGCACCATCTTCCTGGATGAAATCGCCGAGCTTCCGCCGGCGACGCAGCTCACCCTCCTGCGCTTCCTGCAGGAGAGGAAGTTCGAGCGCGTGGGCGGAGAGGAGACGCTGCTGGTGGACGTGCGGGTGGTCGCGGCCACCAACAAGAACCTCGCCGAGAACATGGAGAAGGGGACCTTTCGAAACGATCTCTACTATCGCCTGAACGTGATTCCGATCTTCATTCCGCCGCTGCGCGAGCGCAGCGAGGACATCCCGCTGCTCGCGTCGCGCTTCCTGGAGGAATGCGCGCGCAAGATGGGGAAGTCGTTCCAGGGCTTTTCGGACGAGGCGCTCCAGACGTTCATGGACTACAGCTGGCCGGGGAACGTTCGGGAGATGGAGAACGCGATCGAGCGCTCGGTGGTCCTGGCCAAGGGGGATCTGATCACCCTCGCCGATCTGCCCGCGAACCTCAAGGAGATCCGCGAGGAGCGCGGCGACATGAAGCTGTCGCTCTACGAGAACGAGCGTCTCTACATCCTCAAGACGCTGGCGGAGTGCAACTGGAACAAGAAGCTGACCGCCTCGGTGCTGGGGATCAATCGATCGAGCCTCTACAGCAAGCTGAAGAAATACGGCATCGGGGCCGAGTCCGCCAATTGA
- a CDS encoding ATP-binding protein, producing the protein MNPPSESPPDPPAPRSGLAVSGRSLLLGPAADRRLGLFLVAVDGTGLLLAALSLFHGGLLLTPEFLILAVITAVVAPQSVRIGMRMEMSAFHPFILTAMILLGLNASLVISCVAIGSMGLFHRPRWEPFRFLFNLSAFMITTWVTCQVYFAAGGTVGHMATESDLPGLMLATLAFYLMNTVLVAGVVAVSSRLSLARVWREKYLWSAPSYFAGGALAILMGTLVRKYGIYSLVLCLPFSVLIYYSYRLYVEKMEEKQRHLEDIEKLNLDLERKVRERTQELEILNQKLKESNTELLRANNLKSEFLANMSHELRTPLNAVIGFSELLLDPGYGDLNQDQREYVADILSSGRHLLELINDILDLSKIEAGKMRLALDEFDLSLAAEEALMTLRVDADRKQIALEARLDPAVPSVRADRGKFKQILTNLLSNAVKFTPAGGRVSLSTAREGSALRVSVEDTGIGIRPEDQARIFAAFIQVDGSYARKYQGTGLGLTLVKRFVEMHGGEIVVTSEVGKGSTFTFRLPLAPRAATAAISAPPALAAVPAARESLIVSEGPGDLILVVEDNPANLKLVREVLKGRGYRVLEATSGEEALDALKFIHPDLILMDIQLPGMDGLTVTRRLKRDPATRDIPTIALTAHAMKRDEARVLEAGCAGYIPKPIDTVNFPKQVADYLRRN; encoded by the coding sequence ATGAACCCTCCCAGCGAATCGCCCCCCGACCCCCCGGCCCCGCGAAGCGGCCTGGCGGTCTCCGGCCGGAGCCTCCTCCTCGGACCGGCGGCCGACCGGCGCCTCGGCCTCTTCCTCGTCGCGGTCGACGGCACGGGACTGCTGCTCGCCGCGCTCTCCCTGTTCCATGGGGGCCTCCTCCTGACGCCGGAGTTCCTGATCCTGGCCGTGATCACGGCGGTCGTGGCGCCCCAGTCCGTCCGCATCGGCATGCGCATGGAGATGAGCGCGTTCCACCCTTTCATCCTCACCGCCATGATCCTCCTCGGGCTGAACGCCTCTCTGGTGATCTCCTGCGTCGCGATCGGCTCGATGGGACTGTTCCACCGGCCCCGATGGGAGCCGTTCCGCTTCCTCTTCAACCTGAGCGCCTTCATGATCACCACCTGGGTCACCTGCCAGGTCTACTTCGCCGCCGGCGGCACGGTGGGACACATGGCCACCGAGAGCGACCTGCCCGGGCTCATGCTGGCCACGCTGGCGTTCTATCTCATGAACACCGTCCTCGTCGCCGGCGTCGTCGCGGTCTCGTCGCGCCTGTCGCTGGCGCGGGTGTGGCGGGAGAAGTACCTATGGTCCGCCCCCAGCTACTTCGCCGGAGGGGCGCTGGCGATCCTGATGGGCACCCTGGTCCGCAAGTACGGGATCTACAGCCTGGTCCTCTGCCTGCCTTTCTCCGTCCTCATCTATTACTCCTACCGGCTCTACGTGGAGAAGATGGAGGAGAAGCAGCGGCACCTGGAGGACATCGAGAAGCTGAACCTCGACCTGGAGCGGAAGGTTCGCGAGCGCACCCAGGAGCTGGAGATCCTCAACCAGAAGCTCAAGGAGTCGAACACCGAGCTGCTGCGCGCCAACAACCTGAAAAGCGAGTTCCTCGCGAACATGTCGCACGAGCTGCGCACCCCGCTGAACGCCGTGATCGGCTTCTCCGAGCTCCTGCTCGATCCCGGCTACGGCGACCTGAACCAGGATCAGCGCGAGTACGTCGCCGACATCCTCTCCAGCGGGCGCCATCTCCTCGAGCTGATCAACGACATCCTGGATCTCTCCAAGATCGAGGCGGGGAAGATGCGTCTCGCCCTGGACGAGTTCGACCTCTCCCTCGCGGCGGAGGAGGCGCTGATGACCCTCCGCGTGGACGCCGACCGCAAGCAGATCGCCCTGGAGGCGCGGCTCGATCCCGCCGTCCCCTCGGTGCGGGCCGACCGCGGCAAGTTCAAGCAGATCCTGACGAACCTTCTGTCCAACGCCGTCAAGTTCACCCCGGCTGGAGGGAGAGTCTCTCTGTCCACGGCGCGCGAAGGAAGCGCCCTGCGCGTTTCGGTCGAGGACACGGGAATCGGGATCCGCCCCGAAGATCAGGCGAGGATCTTCGCCGCCTTCATCCAGGTCGACGGCTCCTACGCGCGCAAGTACCAGGGAACGGGGCTCGGCCTGACGCTCGTCAAGCGCTTCGTCGAGATGCACGGCGGAGAGATCGTCGTCACGAGCGAAGTGGGCAAGGGAAGCACGTTCACCTTCCGGCTTCCCCTCGCGCCGCGGGCCGCCACCGCGGCGATCTCGGCGCCGCCCGCGCTGGCCGCCGTCCCCGCCGCCCGGGAATCGCTGATCGTGTCGGAGGGGCCCGGGGATCTGATCCTGGTCGTGGAGGACAACCCGGCCAACCTGAAGCTGGTGCGGGAGGTCCTGAAGGGACGCGGCTACCGCGTCCTCGAGGCCACGAGCGGGGAGGAGGCGCTCGACGCGCTCAAGTTCATCCATCCCGATCTCATCCTGATGGACATCCAGCTGCCGGGGATGGACGGGCTCACCGTCACGCGCCGGCTGAAACGGGACCCGGCGACGCGGGACATTCCGACGATCGCCCTGACGGCCCACGCGATGAAGCGCGACGAAGCGAGAGTCCTCGAGGCGGGCTGCGCCGGCTACATCCCGAAGCCGATCGATACCGTGAACTTCCCGAAGCAGGTCGCCGATTATCTTCGGCGGAACTGA
- a CDS encoding tetratricopeptide repeat protein has translation MKRFVASILLGLSCGVAASATGSPAAAGGLGGPPDAQLLEGLSALHQGRFTEGQSRFREFAERSPQDPRGPLFLAFAEWWKLLQLRGVGESPSMELQLQEAIRLSQEKLQEAPGDPETLANLGTSYIFLAQYRAAQRKVFRAAVAAKKGKSLLEEALRSNPELIDSRFGLGAYNYYADKVNALVKGLRTMMFLPGGNSEMGLAQLQEVASRGRYFRTEAHLLLAIIYQGRHERRYRKSLEELRAALALNPDSPVMLMSLGELEIRLGRYPEAQATLRRAVRVSRTSSDRDRSELGRLSRILLSDSLDLALRCPEALDELETALNGEEVPPEFRARALAVATRASTRLGDARRLQKIYAALGVTTDEAAALKKQYGAAESSGEVARSIDPALKMMETNQWDGALRLLGEAAKLHPGSPEIRLHQARALFEQRKWKEAETALRGIPASGGGAAPGWVVGWRDLYLGRSLLALGRRSEARSLYGRAADTDGFRSKDLARALLGPEGEDPGIWPPRIFGLGIEEPKNTADVGLGLPEGRNASISVDRVFTGVVGR, from the coding sequence ATGAAGCGATTCGTTGCATCGATCCTGCTTGGGCTGTCCTGCGGCGTCGCCGCCTCCGCCACCGGGTCCCCGGCGGCCGCGGGCGGCCTGGGCGGGCCCCCCGACGCGCAGCTGCTCGAAGGGCTCTCGGCCCTGCACCAGGGACGCTTCACCGAAGGGCAGAGCCGCTTCCGCGAGTTCGCCGAACGATCCCCGCAGGATCCCCGCGGTCCTCTCTTCCTCGCCTTCGCCGAGTGGTGGAAGCTGCTGCAGCTCCGCGGCGTCGGCGAGAGCCCCTCGATGGAGCTGCAGCTGCAGGAAGCGATCCGGCTCTCCCAGGAGAAGCTGCAGGAGGCTCCCGGGGACCCCGAGACGCTGGCGAACCTGGGCACCAGCTACATCTTCTTGGCGCAATACCGCGCCGCCCAACGGAAGGTGTTTCGCGCCGCCGTCGCAGCGAAGAAGGGGAAGTCCCTCCTGGAGGAGGCGCTGCGATCGAACCCGGAGCTGATCGATTCGCGCTTCGGGCTGGGGGCCTACAACTATTACGCCGACAAGGTGAACGCCCTGGTCAAGGGCCTGCGGACCATGATGTTCCTTCCGGGAGGGAACAGCGAGATGGGTCTGGCCCAGCTCCAGGAAGTGGCGTCCCGCGGGCGCTATTTTCGGACCGAGGCGCACCTCCTCCTCGCCATCATCTACCAGGGGCGTCACGAACGCCGGTACCGGAAATCGCTGGAAGAGCTGCGAGCGGCGCTGGCGCTGAATCCCGATTCTCCGGTCATGCTGATGAGCCTCGGCGAGCTGGAGATCCGTCTGGGCCGCTACCCGGAGGCGCAGGCCACCCTGAGGCGCGCCGTGCGGGTCAGCCGCACCTCCTCCGATCGCGATCGCTCGGAATTGGGGCGGCTGTCGCGGATCCTGCTCTCCGACAGCCTCGACTTGGCGCTGCGCTGCCCGGAGGCGCTGGACGAGCTGGAAACGGCGCTGAATGGAGAAGAGGTTCCGCCGGAATTCCGCGCTCGGGCCCTGGCGGTGGCCACGCGGGCCTCGACGCGCCTCGGGGACGCGCGCCGCCTGCAGAAGATCTACGCCGCGCTGGGCGTCACGACGGACGAGGCCGCCGCGCTGAAAAAACAGTATGGCGCGGCGGAATCCTCCGGCGAGGTCGCCCGCAGCATCGATCCGGCCCTCAAGATGATGGAGACGAACCAGTGGGACGGGGCGCTCCGGCTCCTCGGGGAAGCCGCGAAGCTCCATCCCGGCTCGCCCGAAATCCGCCTGCACCAGGCACGGGCCCTCTTCGAGCAGCGGAAGTGGAAGGAAGCGGAGACGGCGCTTCGCGGGATCCCGGCCTCGGGGGGGGGCGCGGCGCCCGGATGGGTCGTCGGATGGCGGGATCTCTACCTGGGAAGAAGCCTTCTCGCCCTTGGGCGGAGATCGGAAGCGCGATCCCTCTACGGGCGCGCCGCCGACACCGACGGCTTCCGGTCGAAGGACCTGGCGCGGGCGCTTCTCGGTCCCGAGGGAGAGGATCCGGGAATCTGGCCGCCGAGGATTTTCGGATTAGGGATTGAGGAGCCGAAGAATACGGCCGACGTAGGCCTGGGTCTCCCGGAAGGGCGGAACGCCTCGATATCGGTCGACCGCGTCTTCACCGGCGTTGTAGGCCGCTAA
- a CDS encoding DUF4388 domain-containing protein encodes MNGSFVPSRLAEVLRDLFLSERSGILSLSRTGVRKRIYWDRGMIFFAESTLEDEGLIDFLVHERCLEMAEAARVPGGRGDDLALARRLKESGPVGAEDLGRAVRQLILQVVVSPFRWDSGEFTFQETPPGGADVFPSDVLLTFEFLMRGIRSMSGFTPIRDAMLRLDRPLKMSENLYLPLDRLALHPVQGFALSRVDGSTRIREIASLIPPSEEDTALRFLFGLLLLNIVELNPPFAPGALAVNDLLSGDRERKERYERESAVIKEMYRATSSNVPLEILSLGANAGPEEIRKAYETRKDAFRPERFLKKIQEAYREELLLIEGKLLEAYLALGQNQVRSASQGASPGETKLDMEVVGKRKELSKTQTQEHVEEQIRRAEQFYLKAREYFKSKDYYNTIQYCEQALKGNDADARYHFLLGQTLAHNPDYRWQKRAESCLQRAAELDPWNADHFVQLGNFYRAHNLLRKAKKNFMRAAEVMPSHPEARKALSEMKHIEA; translated from the coding sequence ATGAACGGCTCCTTTGTCCCTTCCCGGCTGGCTGAAGTTCTCCGCGATCTCTTCCTCTCCGAGCGCAGCGGCATCCTCAGCCTGTCCCGCACGGGCGTCCGCAAGCGCATCTACTGGGACCGCGGGATGATTTTCTTCGCGGAGTCGACCCTGGAGGACGAGGGTCTGATCGATTTTCTCGTCCACGAGCGCTGCCTCGAAATGGCCGAGGCGGCCCGCGTGCCCGGAGGAAGGGGAGACGACCTCGCCCTGGCCCGCCGGCTGAAGGAATCGGGCCCGGTCGGCGCCGAGGACCTGGGCCGCGCCGTCCGGCAGCTCATCCTCCAGGTCGTGGTCTCCCCGTTCCGCTGGGATTCCGGCGAGTTCACCTTCCAGGAAACTCCGCCCGGCGGGGCGGACGTCTTTCCCAGCGACGTCCTCCTGACGTTCGAGTTCCTGATGCGCGGCATCCGCTCGATGAGCGGCTTCACCCCGATCCGGGACGCGATGCTGCGCCTCGACCGTCCCCTGAAGATGAGCGAGAACCTCTACCTGCCGCTGGATCGGCTCGCCCTGCACCCGGTCCAAGGGTTCGCCCTGTCGCGCGTCGACGGATCGACTCGCATTCGCGAGATTGCCTCCCTCATCCCGCCGTCGGAGGAGGACACGGCGCTGCGCTTCCTGTTCGGCCTGCTGCTGCTGAACATCGTCGAGCTGAACCCCCCGTTCGCTCCGGGAGCCCTGGCGGTCAACGATCTGCTCTCCGGCGACCGCGAGCGCAAGGAGCGCTACGAGCGGGAATCGGCGGTGATCAAGGAGATGTACCGGGCCACCTCCTCGAACGTGCCGCTCGAAATCCTGAGTCTCGGGGCCAACGCGGGCCCGGAAGAGATTCGCAAGGCGTACGAGACCCGCAAGGACGCCTTCCGGCCCGAGCGCTTCCTGAAGAAGATTCAGGAAGCCTACCGCGAGGAGCTCCTGCTCATCGAAGGAAAGCTCCTGGAGGCTTATCTGGCCTTGGGACAGAACCAGGTGCGCTCCGCCAGCCAGGGAGCCTCCCCCGGGGAGACGAAGCTGGACATGGAGGTCGTCGGCAAGCGGAAGGAGCTGTCGAAGACCCAGACCCAGGAGCACGTAGAGGAGCAGATCCGCCGCGCCGAGCAGTTCTACCTGAAGGCTCGCGAGTACTTCAAATCGAAGGACTACTACAATACCATCCAGTACTGCGAGCAGGCTCTCAAGGGAAACGACGCCGACGCGCGGTATCATTTCCTCCTGGGCCAGACTCTCGCCCACAACCCCGACTACCGCTGGCAGAAGCGGGCCGAAAGCTGCCTCCAAAGGGCGGCCGAGCTGGATCCCTGGAACGCCGACCACTTCGTGCAGCTCGGAAACTTCTATCGAGCCCACAATCTGCTTCGCAAGGCGAAGAAGAACTTCATGAGGGCGGCCGAAGTGATGCCCTCCCATCCCGAGGCGCGCAAGGCGCTCTCCGAAATGAAGCACATCGAAGCCTGA
- a CDS encoding DUF177 domain-containing protein — protein sequence MFIEVNRIPPEGLRIDRSLNLDPIVLGGDVSAPVGPARLSGMFRRARRDVVFRGTVEASVSLACSRCTASFALPVSGNCYRVYRPGPVGRPVASDREIDEEDLAVTPYDGERIDLSDIAQEQIYLMIPLKPLCRDACAGLCPSCGANRNVAPCECPDPAGADPLTLKLPLKPPTQ from the coding sequence TTGTTCATTGAAGTCAACAGGATCCCCCCTGAAGGCCTGCGGATTGATCGATCGCTGAATCTGGATCCCATCGTCCTCGGCGGCGACGTCTCGGCCCCGGTCGGGCCGGCGAGGCTTTCTGGTATGTTCCGCCGCGCGAGGAGGGACGTCGTATTCAGAGGGACGGTTGAAGCCTCCGTCTCTCTGGCGTGCAGCCGCTGCACCGCCTCCTTCGCACTGCCGGTTTCCGGGAATTGCTACCGCGTCTACCGTCCCGGTCCCGTGGGTAGGCCCGTCGCCTCCGATCGCGAAATCGACGAAGAGGATCTGGCGGTGACCCCGTACGACGGCGAGCGGATCGACCTCTCCGACATCGCCCAGGAGCAGATTTACCTGATGATCCCGCTCAAGCCGCTCTGCCGCGACGCCTGCGCCGGGCTCTGCCCGAGCTGCGGCGCCAACCGCAACGTGGCGCCATGCGAATGTCCGGATCCCGCCGGTGCGGATCCTTTGACCTTGAAGCTTCCCCTCAAACCTCCGACCCAGTGA